Proteins encoded within one genomic window of Gadus macrocephalus chromosome 18, ASM3116895v1:
- the LOC132446896 gene encoding potassium voltage-gated channel subfamily A member 7-like isoform X1: MENSERGDEGGGPDPGGAAKDSEAEKHKQLKEKLNSQEKGEQEIAVCQKERSSPGSVRRSGLTLSERLAINVSGMRYETQLRTLAQFPDSLLGDPRRRLRYFDPLRNELFLDRNRSCFDAILYFYQSGGRLRRPANVPLDIFLEEVRFYELGEEVVIRFKADEGFPRAVERPLPATRIQRRLWMLFEHPESSSGARIIAIVSVLVIVVSILIFCLETLTEFRNEKEAREEYFYKYHSLPKNISEGMPLPSSAFHDPFFLVESMCICWFSFELLMRFASAPSKTLFFKDVMNIIDFSAILPYFVTLCTELAKDNDATPAGSLAIIRVIRLVRVFRIFKLSRHSKGLQILGQTLRASMRELGLLIFFLFIGVIIFSSAIYFAEADYAETTFVSIPHAFWWAVVTMTTVGYGDMTPVTMWGKLVGSMCAIAGVLTISLPVPVIVSNFSYFYHRETASEDNTEYNHVSPSPWEGEEEELEEPREEEGDYHGMEAICQGNAGEPLANQV; encoded by the exons ATGGAGAACAGCGAGAGGGGGGATGAGGGCGGGGGTCCGGACCCAGGAGGAGCTGCTAAAGACAGCGAGGCGGAGAAGCACAAGCAGCTGAAGGAGAAGCTCAACAGCCAGGAGAAGGGCGAGCAGGAGATCGCAGTGTGCCAGAAGGAGAGGAGCTCTCCTGGCTCTGTGCGGCGCAGTGGCTTGACGCTGAGCGAGAGGTTGGCCATCAACGTGTCGGGGATGCGCTACGAGACCCAGCTACGGACTCTCGCCCAGTTCCCCGACTCGCTGCTGGGAGATCCCCGCCGCCGCCTGCGATACTTCGACCCGCTCCGCAACGAGCTCTTCCTGGACCGCAACCGCTCCTGCTTCGACGCGATCCTCTACTTCTACCAGTCGGGAGGGCGGCTCCGCCGGCCCGCCAACGTGCCTCTGGACATCTTCCTGGAAGAGGTGAGGTTCTACGAGCTGGGAGAGGAGGTCGTGATCCGGTTCAAGGCGGACGAGGGCTTCCCCCGGGCGGTTGAGAGGCCCCTGCCCGCCACCCGCATCCAGAGGAGGCTCTGGATGCTGTTTGAGCACCCAGAGTCGTCCTCGGGGGCGCGCATCATTGCCATCGTTAGCGTGCTGGTGATTGTGGTGTCCATCCTCATCTTCTGCCTGGAGACGCTGACGGAATTTAGGAACGAGAAGGAGGCGAGGGAG GAATACTTCTACAAGTACCACTCTCTACCAAAGAACATCTCAGAGGGCATGCCCCTGCCCTCGAGCGCGTTCCACGACCCCTTTTTCCTGGTGGAGTCAATGTGCATCTGCTGGTTCTCCTTCGAGCTCCTCATGCGCTTCGCCTCCGCACCCAGCAAGACGCTCTTCTTCAAGGACGTGATGAACATCATCGACTTCAGCGCCATCCTGCCCTACTTTGTCACCCTGTGCACGGAGCTGGCCAAGGACAACGACGCGACGCCCGCGGGCTCGCTGGCCATCATCAGGGTCATCCGTCTGGTACGGGTCTTCAGGATCTTCAAGCTTTCCCGGCACTCAAAGGGTCTCCAGATCCTTGGCCAGACCCTCCGGGCTAGCATGAGAGAGCTGGGCCTGctcatcttcttcctcttcatcggAGTGATCATTTTCTCCAGCGCCATCTACTTCGCCGAGGCCGACTACGCCGAGACCACCTTCGTCAGCATCCCGCACGCCTTTTGGTGGGCGGTGGTCACCATGACGACAGTGGGCTACGGGGACATGACCCCCGTGACGATGTGGGGCAAGCTGGTGGGCTCAATGTGCGCCATCGCCGGCGTGCTCACCATCTCGCTGCCGGTGCCCGTGATCGTGTCCAACTTCAGCTACTTCTACCACCGCGAGACGGCGTCCGAAGACAACACAGAGTACAACCACGTCAGCCCCTCTccgtgggagggggaggaggaagagctggaggagcccagggaagaggaaggagactACCACGGCATGGAGGCCATCTGTCAGGGGAACGCCGGTGAGCCACTAGCAAATCAAGTCTGA
- the LOC132446896 gene encoding potassium voltage-gated channel subfamily A member 6-like isoform X2 — MENSERGDEGGGPDPGGAAKDSEAEKHKQLKEKLNSQEKGEQEIAVCQKERSSPGSVRRSGLTLSERLAINVSGMRYETQLRTLAQFPDSLLGDPRRRLRYFDPLRNELFLDRNRSCFDAILYFYQSGGRLRRPANVPLDIFLEEEYFYKYHSLPKNISEGMPLPSSAFHDPFFLVESMCICWFSFELLMRFASAPSKTLFFKDVMNIIDFSAILPYFVTLCTELAKDNDATPAGSLAIIRVIRLVRVFRIFKLSRHSKGLQILGQTLRASMRELGLLIFFLFIGVIIFSSAIYFAEADYAETTFVSIPHAFWWAVVTMTTVGYGDMTPVTMWGKLVGSMCAIAGVLTISLPVPVIVSNFSYFYHRETASEDNTEYNHVSPSPWEGEEEELEEPREEEGDYHGMEAICQGNAGEPLANQV, encoded by the exons ATGGAGAACAGCGAGAGGGGGGATGAGGGCGGGGGTCCGGACCCAGGAGGAGCTGCTAAAGACAGCGAGGCGGAGAAGCACAAGCAGCTGAAGGAGAAGCTCAACAGCCAGGAGAAGGGCGAGCAGGAGATCGCAGTGTGCCAGAAGGAGAGGAGCTCTCCTGGCTCTGTGCGGCGCAGTGGCTTGACGCTGAGCGAGAGGTTGGCCATCAACGTGTCGGGGATGCGCTACGAGACCCAGCTACGGACTCTCGCCCAGTTCCCCGACTCGCTGCTGGGAGATCCCCGCCGCCGCCTGCGATACTTCGACCCGCTCCGCAACGAGCTCTTCCTGGACCGCAACCGCTCCTGCTTCGACGCGATCCTCTACTTCTACCAGTCGGGAGGGCGGCTCCGCCGGCCCGCCAACGTGCCTCTGGACATCTTCCTGGAAGAG GAATACTTCTACAAGTACCACTCTCTACCAAAGAACATCTCAGAGGGCATGCCCCTGCCCTCGAGCGCGTTCCACGACCCCTTTTTCCTGGTGGAGTCAATGTGCATCTGCTGGTTCTCCTTCGAGCTCCTCATGCGCTTCGCCTCCGCACCCAGCAAGACGCTCTTCTTCAAGGACGTGATGAACATCATCGACTTCAGCGCCATCCTGCCCTACTTTGTCACCCTGTGCACGGAGCTGGCCAAGGACAACGACGCGACGCCCGCGGGCTCGCTGGCCATCATCAGGGTCATCCGTCTGGTACGGGTCTTCAGGATCTTCAAGCTTTCCCGGCACTCAAAGGGTCTCCAGATCCTTGGCCAGACCCTCCGGGCTAGCATGAGAGAGCTGGGCCTGctcatcttcttcctcttcatcggAGTGATCATTTTCTCCAGCGCCATCTACTTCGCCGAGGCCGACTACGCCGAGACCACCTTCGTCAGCATCCCGCACGCCTTTTGGTGGGCGGTGGTCACCATGACGACAGTGGGCTACGGGGACATGACCCCCGTGACGATGTGGGGCAAGCTGGTGGGCTCAATGTGCGCCATCGCCGGCGTGCTCACCATCTCGCTGCCGGTGCCCGTGATCGTGTCCAACTTCAGCTACTTCTACCACCGCGAGACGGCGTCCGAAGACAACACAGAGTACAACCACGTCAGCCCCTCTccgtgggagggggaggaggaagagctggaggagcccagggaagaggaaggagactACCACGGCATGGAGGCCATCTGTCAGGGGAACGCCGGTGAGCCACTAGCAAATCAAGTCTGA
- the fgf21 gene encoding fibroblast growth factor 21, whose protein sequence is MFTRPSSPLFSTLLLLLATLLQLGLSFYVPDSGPLLWLGDQVRERRLYTESHRRGLFLEMSPDGQVTGSAAQTPLSVLELRSVSPGDTVITARLSSLYLCVDRAGHLTGQRQYTESDCTFREVILEDGYTHFLSVHHGLPISLAPRDSPGRQGLRFSRFLPLRSSLSEERVAEAPQTAKALNLDSEDPLGMGLGSLLSPAFSMDT, encoded by the exons ATGTTCACGCgtccttcctctcccctgttctccaccctcctcctcctcctcgccaccCTCCTCCAGCTCGGCCTCTCCTTCTACGTCCCCGACTCCGGCCCCCTGCTGTGGCTGGGCGACCAGGTCAGGGAGAGACGCCTCTACACAG AGAGCCACCGGAGGGGGCTGTTCCTGGAGATGAGCCCGGACGGTCAGGTGACAGGAAGTGCTGCTCAGACGCCGCTCA GTGTTCTGGAGCTGAGGTCGGTCAGTCCAGGAGACACTGTCATCACAGCGCGCCTCTCCTCGCTCTACCTGTGTGTGGACAGGGCAGGTCACCTGACAGGACAG AGACAGTACACAGAGTCCGACTGCACCTTCAGAGAGGTCATCCTTGAGGACGGCTACACCCACTTCCTGTCCGTGCACCACGGACTTCCTATTTCGCTGGCGCCGAGAGACTCCCCAGGGAGACAGGGGCTGCGCTTCAGCAGGTTCCTCCCGCTGAGGAGCAGTCTGTCAGAGGAGAGGGTCGCCGAGGCCCCCCAGACAGCCAAGGCCCTGAACCTGGACTCTGAAGACCCCCTGGGGATGGGTCTGGGTTCGCTCCTCAGCCCGGCCTTCTCCATGGACACCTAA